The genome window AGCGCCACCATGATACCGAGCACCGCTAATTTCAATCGCATGCTGTCATCCTCGAGAAATGCTGGTTTTGTCGAGCAAGCTAACAGCGCTTGCCGCACTCGGACGATAGCAGCGGACCCGAGGGGGACGAAGTGATTGACACTTCCCCCCTGGCATCGGGGGAGTCGCACGTACTCGGTCGGCGCCCGACCCGTTGATACCGTGAGAGCATGGAAACGACCGGACGTTACGGGGCGAGTGCGCAGCCGATTCACCCTTCGTTCGGCGACCTCAAGCAGATCAAGGCCGGTCTCCTGGACGTCGGCTACGCCGAGGCGGGACCGAGCAACGGACCGGCCGTCATCCTGCTGCACGGCTGGCCGTACGACATCCACAGCTACGTCGAGGTCGCGCCGCTGCTGGCGGCGCACGGATACCGCGTCATCGTGCCGTACCTGCGCGGCTACGGGACGACGCTGTTCCTGTCGAGCTCGACCTTCCGCAACGGGCAGCAGGCGGCGGTCGCCGTCGACGTCATCGCGCTGATGGACGCGCTGGGCGTCGGGCAGGCGATCATCGGGGGCTTCGACTGGGGTTCGCGCACGGCCGACATCGTCGCCGCGCTGTGGCCCGAGCGCTGCAAAGCTCTCGTTTCGGTGAGCGGATACCTGATCACCAACGTCAAGGCACAGCAACAGCCGCTGCCGCCGGTAGCCGAATATGGCTGGTGGTACCAGTACTACTTCGCGACCGAGCGTGGCCGCCGGGGCTACGACGAAAACCGGGCGCCGTTCGCGCAGCTGATCTGGAAGAACGCCTCGCCGACGTGGACGTTCTCCGAGGCGACGTTCCGACGCACCGCGGCCGCGTTCGCCAACCCGGACCACGTCGCGGTCGTCGTACACAATTACCGCTGGCGCTTGGGCCTGGCCAGAGGCGAGCCGCAATACGACGACCTCGAGAACAAGCTGTTCGCCGGCCCGCTCATCCACGTGCCGGCCATCACGATCGCGAGCGACTTCGACGGCGCCGCCGCCGACGGGAGCGCGTATCGCGGCAAGTTCGCCGGCCGCTACGCGCACCGGATCCTCGCGGGCATCGGGCACAACGTTCCGCAAGAAGCACCGCAGGCGTTCGCCAAGGCGATCGTGGACGTCGACGGCTTCACCGAGCGCCACGTCGTGAGCTGACCCGCTTCGGACGTCTTCGGGTATACCATTCGATCGGGGCGCTCGGGTGTGCTACGCTTACCGAGCATGCGCGAGCGACCCGGCGAGGCGGCGCCGTTTGGCGACCTCCTCAAGCGCCATCGCGTTGCGGCCGGTATCTCCCAAGAGTCCCTGGCCGAGCGCGCTCAGGTCAGCACGGCGGCGATCGGCGCGCTCGAACGTGGGACTCGTCGTGCTCCCTACAGAGAGACCGTCGTCCTGTTGGCCGCCGCCCTCGACCTCTCGGAGCGCCAGCGTGCCGAGCTGGAAGCTTCAGCGCAGCGCGCGCGCCGGCGCGGCACGCGCGGGAACATCGCCGACCAACCCGCGCGGCACAACCTCGCGGCACGGCTGACTTCGTTCGTCGGCCGGCTCGACGAGATCGCCGAGCTCACCGCCCTCTTACGCAAGCACCGCCTGGTGACGGTGACCGGCTCGGGCGGCGTCGGGAAGACCAGCATCGCGGTCGAGGTCGCGCGCGAGCTGCACGACGCCGGCGAGCGCGAGGCGTGGTTCGTCGACCTCTCGCCGGTCCTCGCGGGTGCCTTCGTCGCCGGCGCCATCGCATCGATCCTCGACGTGCCGCTGCCGCAGTTGGCCGATCCGCTGCCCGCGCTGGCCGTGGCGCTCAGAGAACGCCGGCTGCTGCTGGTTCTCGACAACTGCGAGCACGTGATCGGCGACGCTGCCGCCGCGGCTAGCGCGCTGCTGCGGTCCTGCCCGGGCGTGGTCGTCCTCGCGACCAGCCGCGAACGGTTGGCGATCGACGGTGAACAGGTGTACCGGTTGCCGTCGCTGCCGGTCCCCGCGCAGCCGGTACGCACCAGCGAAGAGGCGTGCAGCTACGCGGCCGTCCGGCTCTTCGTCGAGCGCGCCACCGCGGTCGACGCGCGGCTCGCATTCACCGCCGAGCGGCTGGCGATGGTCGCGCAGATCTGCGCCCAGCTCGAAGGGATTCCGCTGGCGATCGAGCTCGCCGCGAGCCGCTTGCCCTCACTGGGCTTCGAGGCGCTCAACAAGCGACTGACCGAGCAGTTCGTCATCGCTTCGGCGTCGCGCGATCGGCCGCACCGTCAACAGACCATCTTCGCGGCGATTGCGTGGAGCTACGATCTGCTCGGCGACGACGAGCGGGCGCTGTTGCGCCGGTTGGCGGTCTTCTGCGGAGGCGCGACGCTCGATGCGATCGAGGACGTCTGCGCCGGAAGTGCGTTGGCGACGCGCAGCGTGCCCGACCTGTTGACCTCGCTCGTCGACAAGTCGCTGTTGAACTCCGCGCTGGCGGGCGAACGCTGCCGCTACGTGATGCTCGAGTCGGTGCGCGCGTTCGCCGGCCGGCAGTCGGCCGACGCCGGTGAACTCGGCGCGATCGCGCGCGCGCACGCGCGCTGGCTGGCACGCGTCGCCGAGCGCGGCGACCAGCGGTATCCCGACGTCGCACCCAACGTCTGGCTGGCGGAGTTCGGCCCCGAGCTCGACAACGCGCGCGCCGCGCTGGAGTGGACGCTCGCATCCGACGCCGATGAAGACGTCCTGCTGGCCGCGCGAATCGTCGGCGGGTTGCGCCGGCTGTGGATCTCGCCGCAGCGCCGGCTCGAGTGCCGCCGCTGGAGCGAGGCCATCTTGAGCCGCCTCGATCTCGAGCGCCACGCGCTCGTTGCCGGCGGCGTGATGCGGGCCTACATCCAATCGATCGACGGCGCGGCGATCTTGGCGGCCGCCGACGACGCGGCCGTGCTGTTCGAGCGCATCCGCGACCGGCGCGGGTTGATCTCGCTGCACGCGCACGTCGCCTGGGAGTACGGACTGCGCGGCGCGTTCGCCGACGCGGAACGGGCGCTGGCGCTGGCCTTCGAGCTCGCCAGCGCTGAGGGCTTGCAGCACTCGCGCCACTTCATCCACCTGTTGGAGACGCGCTGTCTGATCTACGGGCTGGCCGGCCGGCTGGCGGAAGCCCGGGCCGACGCTGCGCTCGCGTCGGCGCTGCGCGATGCGCTCGCCGCGCCCGACGTCAAGCTCGAGTTCTATTGGCAAGGCTTCTTCGCGTTCGCCGACGGCGATGCTCGACGGGCGGCCGAGCTGCTCGAGGTCTGCGTCGACGCGGCCCGGGCGCGTGGCGAGAGCCGTGCCGGTCCGCTCTCCGAGCTGGCCGCGGCCCGACTCGTGTTGGGCGACCTCGACGGTGCGGAGAGCGCGTTGCGGGAGTCGCTCGAGCTGGCGCCGTCCGAGCGGCTCGAAGGCGCCTGGCGCGCGATCCAGCACATGGCGACCGTCTCGGCGTTGCGCCGCCAACCGCGGATCGCGGCCCGCCTGTTGGGCTTTGTCGACGCGTGGTGCGAGCGCGAGGCCGGCTTCCGCGGGTACTACGAACGCGCGACCCTCGCGATGCTCGCCGATGCTCTGCACGCGCAGCTTTCCGCTGATGCGCAGACGTCGCTGATGGCGGCGGGGGCGTTGCTCGACGTCGAGCGCGCGATCGACGAGGCACTCGCACCGAACGAAATGTATCTCACTCGCACGACCTGCGGGCGACCGAGCGTCTAGCGCTTTCCGTCTTTGCCCTTTTCTCAACTGTACGACCCAACTGTCAACGTCGTGCATGGAGCGCCGAACGGGTGCGGCCTATCATCGGCGCATGCTCACCTGCGACGTGGACGCGCTCGCGAGCGCAGAGGACTCCGAACGCCGCCGTCTGTTGCGAGCGTTCCTAATGCAGTGCCGCTCACGGTTGGAACCGGTCGAGGTCGGGCTGCCCCGAACCAATCGCCGCCGCGTGCAAGGTCTGCGCCGCGGCGAGGTCGCCGAGCTGATCGGCGTCAGCGTCGACTGGTATCGCTACTTCGAGAGCGGCCGCCCGGTGCGCGTGTCGACGCGCTTCGTGTCTCGCCTCTCGAACGCGCTACGGCTGAGCGCGACGCAACAGCTCATGCTGTTCCAGTTGGCGTTGCCGGAGATGTATCATCTCGGTGGTCAGGCCTGAGTTAGGACAGCGCGACCGACGTCAACTCTGCCAGCGTACTCATGATCGCCCGCTGCTCGACGGAATAATCGTGCTCGCCCAGATGCTTGACGGTGAAGCCGCCGATGAGGCCGCTGCGCGAACGGACCCGCGCGTGGAGCAGCGTGCCGAGGTTGAGTTTCGGATCGCAGAAAATGCCGCGATACGCGGCGCGCACGGTCTTCGAGGTGTAGACGTCGGGCGTACCGACGTCGCCGGCTAGCGAGAGTTGCGGATAGAACAGAAACTCGTCGACCTCGGCCGGTGTCATCCGCGACGTCGCCGCGGCGTAGGCCTCGCGGTTGTGCTGCCCCATGCCGCGGTCGAGGACGTACGGCCATTCCCACTCGCCCTCGCGCAGCCGGCGAACGTAGAAGACCAGATCGGCGTCGTCGACGACGGCGGCGACCTGTTCGGCGACCGTCTCGAGCGCCTCGACCTCCGTGGTCGCGGACCAAAGACGTCTCATCGCGGCGCGGACGACGGCGAAGCTCTCCAGCACGAGGGCGGACTCCGCACCCACCTCGAGCGGGCCCAGCTCGGGCATCGCCAGGTGAAAGAGTCTCGCCCGCTCCGGCGCGTCGAGCATGAGCACGACGGCGAGGCGTTCGAGGACTTTTGTCGACGTCCGGATCGTCGAGCCGGTCTCCAGCAACGAGTACCACACGCGACTGACGCCGACGGCTTCAGCCATCTCTTCTTGCGTCACCGGGCGTCCGCGGCGCGTGGGCAGCCGCTCGTGATCGCCGAGCACGCGGACGTGCGGGTCGATTCGCTGCCGGTGCCGGCGCAGAAAGACGTTCAGCTGCCTGGCCTCGGGATCTGCGATCGCCATGGTACAGATGGGAACCGCGCGACGGTCGGAATGGTGGCGTCTCGTCGTCGGACGCTCGCTTGCCGGCAGCGATGCCAAGTATCAGTTAATAGACGCCGCATCCCCCTTGCGATACGACGTCACGAGATGAGTCACGGAGAACCGGAGCGACAACCGGCGTGCGTCATCGCCGGGGCCGGGCCGCATCTCGGCCTGGCGATCGCGGCGCAGTTCGCAGCGCAAGGATTTGCGGTATACATCTTGTCACGCTCGCCGGCGCGGCTGGAGACTCGGCTCGAAGCGCTTCGGGCGGGAGGCTTCGCGGTCGAGGCGGCGCACTGCGACGTGACCGACTCGCGATCGGTCGATGTCGCGCTCGGCCGCGTGCGCCGGTGTCACGGCCACTGTGACGTCTTGATCTACAACGCCTTCGCGGCCTCGCCGAAGAACGCGCTCGAGCTCGACGCGCAGACGCTGAGCGACGACGTTCGGGTCAGCGTCGGCGGCGCGCTGACGCTCGTTCACCAAACCGTCGCGGGGATGCGGGCCGCGGGCGGCGGGACGGTCTTGTTCACCGGCTGCTTGGAGCCCGCTGCCGAGGAGAACACCTCGCCGTCGGGTGCGATCGGCAAAGCCGGACTGCACGCCCTGGCCGAGTATCTGATGCGCGAGCTCGAGCCGGACGGCATTCGCGTCGGCGTGGTCTCGGTCAGCGCGGAGATCCACACCGCCGCCGGCTACGCCGGGCGCGCCGCCGAGTGCTTTTGGGACATGTTCGTGACCAGCGAGCGAAACTACGAGCCCCACGTGCGGGTGGTCGGATGTTAAGCCGTGCTTT of Candidatus Sulfotelmatobacter sp. contains these proteins:
- a CDS encoding alpha/beta hydrolase, whose protein sequence is METTGRYGASAQPIHPSFGDLKQIKAGLLDVGYAEAGPSNGPAVILLHGWPYDIHSYVEVAPLLAAHGYRVIVPYLRGYGTTLFLSSSTFRNGQQAAVAVDVIALMDALGVGQAIIGGFDWGSRTADIVAALWPERCKALVSVSGYLITNVKAQQQPLPPVAEYGWWYQYYFATERGRRGYDENRAPFAQLIWKNASPTWTFSEATFRRTAAAFANPDHVAVVVHNYRWRLGLARGEPQYDDLENKLFAGPLIHVPAITIASDFDGAAADGSAYRGKFAGRYAHRILAGIGHNVPQEAPQAFAKAIVDVDGFTERHVVS
- a CDS encoding helix-turn-helix domain-containing protein, which translates into the protein MRERPGEAAPFGDLLKRHRVAAGISQESLAERAQVSTAAIGALERGTRRAPYRETVVLLAAALDLSERQRAELEASAQRARRRGTRGNIADQPARHNLAARLTSFVGRLDEIAELTALLRKHRLVTVTGSGGVGKTSIAVEVARELHDAGEREAWFVDLSPVLAGAFVAGAIASILDVPLPQLADPLPALAVALRERRLLLVLDNCEHVIGDAAAAASALLRSCPGVVVLATSRERLAIDGEQVYRLPSLPVPAQPVRTSEEACSYAAVRLFVERATAVDARLAFTAERLAMVAQICAQLEGIPLAIELAASRLPSLGFEALNKRLTEQFVIASASRDRPHRQQTIFAAIAWSYDLLGDDERALLRRLAVFCGGATLDAIEDVCAGSALATRSVPDLLTSLVDKSLLNSALAGERCRYVMLESVRAFAGRQSADAGELGAIARAHARWLARVAERGDQRYPDVAPNVWLAEFGPELDNARAALEWTLASDADEDVLLAARIVGGLRRLWISPQRRLECRRWSEAILSRLDLERHALVAGGVMRAYIQSIDGAAILAAADDAAVLFERIRDRRGLISLHAHVAWEYGLRGAFADAERALALAFELASAEGLQHSRHFIHLLETRCLIYGLAGRLAEARADAALASALRDALAAPDVKLEFYWQGFFAFADGDARRAAELLEVCVDAARARGESRAGPLSELAAARLVLGDLDGAESALRESLELAPSERLEGAWRAIQHMATVSALRRQPRIAARLLGFVDAWCEREAGFRGYYERATLAMLADALHAQLSADAQTSLMAAGALLDVERAIDEALAPNEMYLTRTTCGRPSV
- a CDS encoding helix-turn-helix transcriptional regulator translates to MQGLRRGEVAELIGVSVDWYRYFESGRPVRVSTRFVSRLSNALRLSATQQLMLFQLALPEMYHLGGQA
- a CDS encoding helix-turn-helix transcriptional regulator, whose amino-acid sequence is MAIADPEARQLNVFLRRHRQRIDPHVRVLGDHERLPTRRGRPVTQEEMAEAVGVSRVWYSLLETGSTIRTSTKVLERLAVVLMLDAPERARLFHLAMPELGPLEVGAESALVLESFAVVRAAMRRLWSATTEVEALETVAEQVAAVVDDADLVFYVRRLREGEWEWPYVLDRGMGQHNREAYAAATSRMTPAEVDEFLFYPQLSLAGDVGTPDVYTSKTVRAAYRGIFCDPKLNLGTLLHARVRSRSGLIGGFTVKHLGEHDYSVEQRAIMSTLAELTSVALS
- a CDS encoding SDR family NAD(P)-dependent oxidoreductase; this encodes MSHGEPERQPACVIAGAGPHLGLAIAAQFAAQGFAVYILSRSPARLETRLEALRAGGFAVEAAHCDVTDSRSVDVALGRVRRCHGHCDVLIYNAFAASPKNALELDAQTLSDDVRVSVGGALTLVHQTVAGMRAAGGGTVLFTGCLEPAAEENTSPSGAIGKAGLHALAEYLMRELEPDGIRVGVVSVSAEIHTAAGYAGRAAECFWDMFVTSERNYEPHVRVVGC